The following are encoded in a window of Paraburkholderia hospita genomic DNA:
- a CDS encoding urea amidolyase associated protein UAAP2: MTTSILTTSTLDPADAIFRETLPAGEPWLKELKAGQTLRIRDVEGNQAIDTLFYSLADPRERYDAQRTLRRQQSLYLTTGTVLYSNLGNPMLTIVADTCGRHDTLGGACAQESNTVRYALEKRYMHSCRDNYLRACAHDGRLSKHDIAANINFFMNVPVTSEGGLTFEDGISAPGKYVEVRAEMDVIVLISNCPQLNNPCNAYNPTPAELTIWN; this comes from the coding sequence ATGACGACATCCATCCTCACGACCAGCACGCTCGACCCCGCCGACGCGATCTTTCGCGAAACCTTGCCCGCGGGCGAGCCATGGCTCAAGGAACTGAAAGCGGGCCAGACGCTGCGCATTCGCGACGTAGAAGGCAATCAGGCGATCGACACGCTGTTCTACAGCCTCGCCGATCCGCGCGAGCGCTACGACGCGCAACGCACGCTGCGCCGTCAGCAAAGCCTCTATCTGACGACGGGCACCGTGCTCTATTCGAACCTCGGCAACCCCATGCTGACCATCGTCGCCGATACCTGCGGACGTCACGACACGTTGGGCGGCGCATGCGCGCAGGAGAGCAACACCGTGCGCTATGCGCTGGAAAAGCGCTACATGCACAGCTGCCGCGACAACTACCTGCGCGCGTGCGCGCATGACGGCCGTCTGTCGAAACACGACATCGCCGCCAACATCAATTTCTTCATGAACGTGCCCGTCACATCCGAGGGCGGCCTCACATTCGAGGACGGCATTTCCGCGCCAGGCAAATACGTCGAAGTGCGCGCGGAAATGGACGTGATCGTGCTGATCTCGAACTGCCCGCAACTGAACAATCCGTGCAATGCGTACAACCCCACTCCCGCGGAGCTGACGATATGGAACTGA
- a CDS encoding urea amidolyase associated protein UAAP1: MNETLLEETVPGGGHASLIVKRGQLLRITDPRGGANVAMLLFNAAEKSERLNLPDTLKCQHTAKLTKGHCLYSDMGRVLAAIVADTCGWHDSLAGVSNAAEVFEKYGQGRYQELRNAFYRNGTDNLLVELGKWGLGISDLLMTLNLFSRIDVTDAGALSFVGGNSKTGDYIELYAPMNTLVVLTAIQHPLDPNPEYAPKPVKLTLRAADSQAAEICRTSCDENARGFLNTERFFL; encoded by the coding sequence ATGAACGAAACATTGCTCGAAGAAACCGTGCCCGGCGGCGGACATGCATCGCTGATCGTCAAGCGCGGCCAGTTGCTGCGTATCACCGATCCGCGCGGCGGCGCGAACGTCGCGATGCTGCTCTTCAATGCCGCCGAAAAAAGCGAGCGGCTGAATCTGCCCGATACGCTCAAGTGCCAGCACACGGCCAAGCTGACCAAGGGCCATTGCCTCTATTCCGACATGGGCCGCGTGCTCGCCGCGATTGTCGCGGATACGTGTGGATGGCACGACAGTCTCGCGGGTGTGTCGAATGCAGCCGAAGTGTTCGAGAAGTACGGGCAAGGCCGCTATCAGGAACTGCGCAACGCGTTCTATCGCAACGGCACCGACAATCTGCTCGTCGAACTCGGCAAATGGGGACTCGGCATTTCCGATCTGCTGATGACGCTCAATCTGTTCAGCCGCATCGATGTGACGGATGCGGGCGCGCTCAGCTTCGTCGGAGGCAATTCGAAAACGGGCGACTACATCGAACTGTATGCACCGATGAACACGCTCGTCGTGCTGACGGCGATCCAGCATCCGCTCGACCCGAACCCGGAATACGCGCCGAAACCCGTGAAGCTCACACTGCGCGCCGCCGACAGCCAGGCCGCCGAAATCTGCCGCACGTCATGCGATGAAAACGCGCGCGGCTTCCTCAACACCGAACGGTTCTTTCTCTGA
- a CDS encoding ABC transporter ATP-binding protein: MIEIRNLWKQYGDQVVLERLNLRIAEGEFCSMVGASGCGKSTFLRLLLGQERPTRGAILLDGEPLPPEPDPHRGVVFQRYSVFPHLTVLRNVMLGLELPHAPLTGRLFGARRRLARDEAVAMLTRVGLADSLDKYPHQLSGGMQQRLALAQALVMKPRVLLLDEPFGALDPGIRRDMHELLTGLWREAKLTVFMVTHDLKEGFTLGSRVLVFDKVRVDPQAPQAYGARITYDIPLERNGVREAHAAMTIPPLLAVPA, from the coding sequence ATGATCGAGATCCGCAACCTGTGGAAACAGTACGGCGATCAGGTCGTGCTGGAGCGGCTCAATCTGCGCATCGCGGAAGGCGAGTTCTGTTCGATGGTCGGCGCGTCGGGCTGCGGCAAGTCGACGTTCCTGCGCCTGCTGCTCGGCCAGGAGCGACCGACGCGCGGCGCAATCCTGCTCGACGGCGAACCGTTGCCGCCGGAGCCGGACCCGCATCGCGGCGTGGTGTTCCAGCGCTATTCGGTGTTTCCGCATCTCACCGTGCTGCGCAACGTGATGCTCGGCCTCGAACTGCCGCATGCGCCGCTCACAGGCCGTCTGTTCGGCGCGCGCCGCCGCCTCGCACGCGATGAAGCCGTCGCGATGCTCACGCGCGTCGGCCTCGCCGATTCGCTCGACAAGTATCCGCATCAACTGTCGGGCGGCATGCAGCAACGTCTCGCACTGGCGCAGGCGCTGGTGATGAAGCCGCGCGTGCTGCTGCTCGACGAACCGTTCGGCGCGCTCGACCCAGGCATCCGCCGCGACATGCACGAACTGCTGACCGGGCTGTGGCGCGAAGCGAAGCTGACGGTCTTCATGGTCACGCACGACCTGAAGGAAGGCTTCACGCTCGGCAGCCGCGTGCTCGTGTTCGACAAGGTGCGCGTCGATCCGCAAGCGCCGCAGGCGTACGGTGCGCGCATCACTTATGACATTCCCCTCGAACGCAACGGTGTGCGCGAAGCGCATGCGGCGATGACGATTCCGCCGCTGCTCGCCGTACCCGCATGA
- a CDS encoding ABC transporter permease, with protein MRLINRHPGRTGSLMLLLLPFIVLIAVYLTGSSLRLQANPDDKLLPSATQMKDALHEYAFTEDKRTGEYMMWDDTVSSMRRLGIGLVASAAIALVFGIVTGSIPLAGTTLSPFITVISMIPPLAVLPILFIVFGLDELSKVVLIVIGITPMMIRDLQQRTREIPEELWIKAQTLGASSWTLILRVIVPQLLPRLLIALRLALTSAWLFLIAAEAIASTDGLGYRIFLVRRYLAMDVILPYVAWITLLAWLIDAALRRLTQWAFPWYNGGRA; from the coding sequence ATGCGGCTCATCAACCGACATCCAGGCCGCACCGGCAGTCTCATGCTGTTGCTGCTGCCCTTCATCGTGCTGATCGCGGTGTACCTCACCGGCTCGTCGCTGCGGCTGCAGGCCAATCCCGACGACAAGCTGCTGCCGAGCGCCACGCAGATGAAGGACGCGCTGCACGAATACGCGTTCACCGAGGACAAGCGCACGGGCGAATACATGATGTGGGACGACACGGTGTCGAGCATGCGGCGGCTCGGCATCGGGCTGGTCGCAAGCGCGGCGATCGCGCTCGTGTTCGGCATCGTGACGGGCAGCATTCCGCTCGCGGGCACGACGCTGTCGCCGTTCATCACGGTGATATCGATGATTCCGCCGCTCGCGGTATTGCCGATTCTCTTCATCGTGTTCGGTCTCGATGAGCTGTCGAAAGTCGTGCTGATCGTGATCGGCATTACGCCGATGATGATCCGCGATCTTCAACAGCGCACGCGCGAAATTCCCGAGGAATTGTGGATCAAGGCGCAAACGCTCGGCGCATCGAGCTGGACGCTGATTCTGCGCGTGATCGTGCCGCAACTCCTGCCGCGTCTGTTGATTGCATTGCGTCTTGCGCTGACATCGGCGTGGCTGTTTTTGATCGCAGCGGAAGCGATCGCCTCGACGGATGGACTCGGCTATCGCATTTTTCTCGTGCGCCGCTATCTCGCGATGGATGTGATCCTGCCGTACGTCGCGTGGATCACGCTGCTCGCGTGGCTGATCGACGCAGCGCTGCGCCGTCTCACGCAATGGGCGTTCCCCTGGTACAACGGAGGCCGCGCATGA
- a CDS encoding putative urea ABC transporter substrate-binding protein: MRKLRFAAAAAVALSLCFSTPSFAQARKDFKVCWTIYAGWMPWGYAKTQGIMSKWAKKYGINVDVVQLNDYIESINQYTAGKFDGCAMTNMDALTIPATGGVDSTALIVSDYSNGNDGVLIKGAGKKVADLKGQPVNLVELSVSHYLLARALESAGMSERDIKTVNTSDADISGAFATPTVHNAVTWNPMLADLKAKPNVTEVFDSSRIPGEIMDMMVVNTKTLHDNPALGKALTGAWFEIMQTMHGTSPDTEAALTSMAKASGTDLAGYKAQLSTTALFYTPQQALDFATSPNMPKIMTRVAQFSFDHGLLGKGAPNAGAVGMAFDNNVVVGSKSNLKLRFDPTYVRLAAQGKL, encoded by the coding sequence ATGCGCAAGCTTCGTTTTGCAGCCGCTGCCGCCGTCGCTCTCTCCCTGTGTTTTTCCACGCCTTCATTCGCTCAGGCCCGTAAGGACTTCAAGGTCTGCTGGACCATCTACGCCGGCTGGATGCCCTGGGGTTATGCGAAGACCCAAGGCATCATGTCCAAATGGGCGAAGAAGTACGGCATCAATGTCGATGTCGTGCAGCTGAACGACTACATCGAATCAATCAACCAGTACACGGCCGGCAAGTTCGACGGCTGTGCGATGACCAACATGGACGCGCTGACCATCCCTGCGACGGGTGGCGTGGACAGTACGGCATTGATCGTCAGCGATTACTCGAACGGCAATGACGGCGTGCTCATCAAGGGCGCGGGCAAAAAGGTCGCTGACCTGAAAGGCCAGCCCGTCAATCTCGTCGAACTCTCCGTCTCGCACTATCTGCTCGCGCGCGCACTCGAATCGGCAGGCATGAGCGAGCGCGACATCAAGACCGTCAACACGTCCGACGCCGATATCTCCGGCGCGTTCGCGACGCCCACCGTGCACAACGCCGTCACGTGGAACCCGATGCTCGCCGATCTGAAGGCGAAGCCGAACGTCACGGAAGTGTTCGATTCGAGCCGCATTCCGGGCGAGATCATGGACATGATGGTCGTCAACACGAAGACGCTGCATGACAACCCGGCGCTCGGCAAGGCGCTGACGGGCGCATGGTTCGAAATCATGCAGACCATGCATGGCACGTCGCCTGACACGGAGGCCGCGCTCACGTCGATGGCCAAAGCATCGGGCACCGACCTCGCCGGCTACAAGGCGCAACTCTCCACCACGGCGCTCTTCTACACGCCGCAACAGGCGCTCGATTTCGCCACCAGCCCGAACATGCCGAAGATCATGACGCGCGTCGCGCAGTTCTCGTTCGATCACGGGCTGCTCGGCAAGGGCGCGCCGAACGCGGGTGCCGTCGGCATGGCGTTCGACAACAACGTGGTGGTCGGCAGCAAGAGCAACCTGAAGCTGCGTTTCGATCCGACATACGTGCGCCTGGCCGCGCAAGGCAAGCTGTGA
- a CDS encoding LysR family transcriptional regulator — translation MRTDIARFLNDRLDWNLLRTYLVIMQERSLSRAAARLHVTQPAVSQALRRLEETLERKLIDRRGPYFAPTQAGEEVYRIASDIYGNISRLETEIDDRTEDISGSIRLLTISRIESPVYDEFLADFHRAYPRIDLQIEVMRSSDIISSLLQKTATAGLGLCRSPHDKLEMRCFLRQRYAIFCGRHHRLYGKSPLTMEDLLAENFVSFTSDQIGDSLSPLTVFRDQKGFTGRIVASSPSLDEVRRLIFAGFGIGCLPEHIVRDDIAQQRLWRLPPEEGLVDVDVHLLWHRDRKMNAADHAFLDSMERCMRRYALAERLGK, via the coding sequence ATGCGCACCGACATCGCCCGCTTTCTGAATGACCGGCTCGACTGGAATCTGTTGCGCACGTACCTCGTGATCATGCAGGAGCGCAGCCTGAGCCGCGCCGCCGCGCGCCTGCACGTCACGCAACCGGCCGTGAGCCAGGCGCTGCGGCGGCTCGAGGAAACGCTGGAGCGCAAGCTGATCGACCGCCGCGGCCCGTACTTCGCGCCGACCCAGGCGGGCGAAGAGGTCTATCGCATTGCCAGCGATATCTACGGCAATATCTCGCGGCTCGAAACCGAGATCGACGACCGCACCGAGGACATCAGCGGCTCGATTCGCCTGTTGACCATCAGCCGCATCGAGTCGCCCGTGTACGACGAGTTTCTTGCGGACTTTCATCGCGCGTATCCGCGCATCGACTTGCAGATCGAAGTGATGCGCTCGTCCGACATCATCTCGTCGCTGCTGCAAAAGACCGCGACCGCGGGACTCGGCCTGTGCCGTTCACCGCACGACAAGCTGGAGATGCGCTGCTTCCTGCGGCAACGCTATGCGATTTTCTGCGGGCGTCATCACCGGCTGTACGGCAAGTCGCCACTGACGATGGAAGATCTGCTCGCCGAAAACTTCGTGTCGTTCACGAGCGACCAGATCGGTGACAGTCTTTCGCCGCTTACCGTGTTTCGCGACCAGAAGGGCTTCACGGGGCGCATCGTCGCGTCGTCGCCGAGTCTCGACGAAGTGCGGCGGCTGATCTTCGCGGGCTTCGGCATCGGCTGCCTGCCCGAGCACATCGTGCGTGACGACATCGCGCAGCAGCGCCTGTGGCGCCTGCCGCCCGAAGAAGGACTCGTCGATGTCGACGTGCATCTGCTGTGGCATCGCGACCGCAAGATGAATGCGGCGGATCACGCGTTTCTCGACAGCATGGAGCGCTGCATGCGCCGCTATGCGCTGGCGGAACGACTGGGCAAATGA
- a CDS encoding MFS transporter, translated as MTQTISTTRQPGRAATAAFIGTMIEWYDFYIYATAAALVFGELYFPSNDRFVSTMASFATFAVGFFARPLGGIVFGHLGDRIGRKKALMTTLMMMGVATVCVGLLPDYSKVGMLAPVLLVLLRVVQGIAVGGEWGGAVLMAGEHAPQGRRTFFASFAQLGSPAGLILSLIAFRAVTSMDKADFMSWGWRLPFLASSVLLIVGIVIRLGVNESPEFQRVKESNRTAKLPIAEVVSSAWGLVLLCIGANTIGIAGVYFTNTFMIAYTTQYVGVTRSLILDCLFAVAIIQFVSQPLAAWTAERIGGARFLKIAALLAMISPYPMFMLVQSGSAVPMVIGIAIAVICMASFYSVIAGFVSGIFPTRVRYSGISLAYQVCGAVAGGLTPLVGTWLAHRYTGQWWPLAVFYTCLAGISLVCIVALDARRATHAEQAEAVGAH; from the coding sequence ATGACCCAAACCATCAGTACCACCCGTCAGCCGGGACGCGCCGCAACGGCCGCGTTCATCGGCACGATGATCGAGTGGTACGACTTCTATATCTACGCGACGGCCGCCGCGCTCGTATTCGGCGAACTGTACTTTCCGTCGAACGACCGCTTCGTCAGCACGATGGCGTCGTTTGCGACGTTTGCCGTGGGCTTTTTCGCGCGGCCGCTGGGCGGCATCGTGTTCGGCCATCTCGGCGACCGCATCGGCCGCAAGAAAGCGCTGATGACGACGCTGATGATGATGGGCGTCGCGACCGTGTGCGTCGGCCTGCTGCCCGACTATTCGAAGGTCGGCATGCTCGCGCCTGTTTTGCTCGTGCTGCTGCGCGTCGTGCAGGGCATTGCCGTCGGCGGCGAGTGGGGCGGTGCGGTGCTGATGGCGGGCGAACATGCGCCGCAAGGGCGCCGCACGTTCTTCGCGTCGTTCGCGCAGCTCGGCAGTCCGGCGGGGCTGATCCTGTCGCTGATCGCGTTTCGCGCGGTGACCTCGATGGACAAGGCGGACTTCATGTCGTGGGGCTGGCGTCTGCCGTTTCTCGCGAGTTCCGTGCTGCTGATCGTCGGTATCGTGATCCGTCTCGGCGTGAACGAATCGCCGGAATTCCAGCGCGTGAAGGAATCGAACCGCACGGCGAAGCTGCCCATCGCCGAAGTGGTCAGCTCGGCATGGGGCCTCGTGCTGCTTTGCATCGGCGCGAATACGATCGGCATTGCGGGCGTGTACTTCACCAACACCTTCATGATCGCGTACACGACGCAATACGTCGGCGTGACGCGCTCGCTGATTCTCGACTGCCTGTTCGCCGTCGCGATCATCCAGTTCGTGTCGCAGCCGCTCGCTGCGTGGACGGCCGAACGCATCGGCGGCGCGCGCTTCCTGAAGATCGCCGCGTTGCTCGCGATGATCTCGCCGTATCCGATGTTCATGCTCGTGCAAAGCGGCTCGGCCGTGCCGATGGTGATCGGCATCGCGATCGCCGTGATCTGCATGGCGAGCTTCTACTCGGTGATCGCGGGCTTCGTCAGCGGCATCTTCCCGACGCGCGTGCGCTACTCGGGCATCTCGCTCGCGTACCAGGTGTGCGGCGCGGTGGCAGGCGGTCTCACGCCGCTGGTTGGCACGTGGCTCGCGCATCGCTATACGGGCCAATGGTGGCCGCTCGCCGTGTTCTATACGTGCCTCGCAGGGATCTCGCTGGTGTGCATCGTCGCACTCGATGCACGGCGCGCGACGCACGCGGAGCAGGCTGAAGCCGTCGGCGCGCATTGA
- a CDS encoding Zn-dependent hydrolase, with amino-acid sequence MKDLLQIDGARLWQSLMDMAQIGATPKGGVRRLALTDEDVRGRDLFATWCREAGMTVSVDEIGNLFARREGVQKDAAPVLIGSHLDTQPEGGRFDGVYGVLAALELVRALNDANIVTEKPIEIVSWTNEEGARFTPAMLGSAVFTGITSLDEALAKEDADHITLADALTHSGYRGARAVNGQAVDAYFEAHIEQGPVLEANGTTIGVVTGGQAIRWLDVTVTGMAAHAGTTPMPYRKDAYFASAQMVAELERIVEGYAPRGLVTIGQVGIRNASRNTIAGEVSFTVDLRHHEDSEVDAMERDLRAAFERVAQARGVQLRVETYWRSPATPFDTACVDSVAQAVEALGYSNERIVSGAGHDAIHLARYCPTAMVFIPCVDGLSHNEAEDALPDDVTRGANVLLNAVLARAGVMATADAQ; translated from the coding sequence ATGAAAGACCTGTTGCAAATCGACGGCGCGCGCCTTTGGCAAAGCCTGATGGACATGGCGCAAATCGGCGCGACACCGAAGGGCGGCGTGCGGCGCCTCGCACTCACCGATGAAGACGTACGTGGCCGCGATCTGTTCGCGACGTGGTGCCGCGAGGCGGGCATGACGGTGAGCGTCGACGAAATCGGCAATCTGTTCGCGCGCCGCGAAGGGGTGCAGAAGGATGCGGCGCCCGTGCTGATCGGCAGCCATCTCGACACGCAGCCCGAAGGCGGGCGCTTCGACGGCGTCTATGGCGTGCTCGCCGCGCTCGAACTGGTGCGCGCGCTGAACGACGCGAACATCGTGACGGAAAAGCCGATCGAAATCGTTTCGTGGACCAACGAGGAAGGCGCGCGCTTCACGCCTGCGATGCTCGGCTCGGCGGTGTTCACGGGTATTACGTCGCTCGACGAAGCGCTTGCGAAGGAAGACGCGGACCACATCACGCTGGCGGACGCGTTGACACACAGCGGTTATCGCGGCGCGCGCGCCGTCAATGGCCAGGCCGTCGATGCGTATTTCGAAGCGCACATCGAACAGGGCCCTGTGCTCGAAGCGAACGGTACGACGATCGGCGTCGTGACTGGCGGCCAGGCGATCCGCTGGCTCGACGTCACCGTGACGGGCATGGCCGCGCACGCAGGCACGACGCCGATGCCGTATCGCAAGGATGCTTACTTCGCGAGCGCGCAGATGGTGGCGGAGCTGGAACGCATCGTCGAAGGTTACGCGCCGCGCGGACTCGTAACCATCGGACAAGTCGGCATCAGGAACGCATCGCGCAACACGATTGCAGGCGAAGTGTCGTTCACCGTCGATCTGCGTCACCACGAAGACAGCGAAGTCGATGCGATGGAGCGCGATCTGCGCGCGGCATTCGAGCGCGTTGCGCAAGCGCGCGGCGTGCAGCTTCGCGTCGAAACATATTGGCGCAGCCCCGCGACGCCGTTCGATACCGCATGCGTTGATTCGGTCGCGCAAGCGGTTGAAGCGCTCGGCTATTCGAACGAGCGCATCGTCAGCGGCGCGGGTCACGATGCGATTCATCTCGCGCGCTATTGCCCCACGGCGATGGTGTTCATTCCGTGCGTCGACGGCCTGTCGCACAACGAGGCCGAAGACGCGCTGCCCGACGATGTCACGCGCGGCGCGAACGTGCTGCTCAATGCGGTGCTCGCGCGCGCGGGCGTGATGGCAACGGCGGATGCGCAATAA
- a CDS encoding histone deacetylase family protein — MKTFFHPEQLLHHPRSYLSRGQMREPQEVPERAARLVAAAKSLDFDVVEPADHGTAAIAAVHDMNYLRFLEEAHRDWKTMPDDWGDEVMSNIYVRDPNPLRGVLAKAARYLADGSCPVGANTWRAAYWSAQSALAASSAVNEGARETYALCRPPGHHARADAAGGFCYLNNAAIAAQSLRSRFKRVAILDTDMHHGQGVQEIFYGRDDVLYISIHGDPTNFYPVVAGYEEERGAGAGDGFNVNLPMPHGSSEAVFFDKLDDALRVLKRFEPDALVLALGFDIYKDDPQSQVAVTTEGFGRLGEAIGSLKLPSVIVQEGGYHLESLEANARAFFGGFMEKRGG; from the coding sequence ATGAAGACTTTTTTCCACCCCGAACAACTGCTGCATCATCCGCGCTCTTATCTGTCGCGCGGACAGATGCGTGAGCCGCAGGAAGTGCCCGAGCGCGCTGCACGCCTCGTCGCTGCGGCGAAATCGCTGGATTTCGATGTCGTCGAACCGGCCGATCACGGCACGGCCGCCATCGCCGCCGTGCACGACATGAACTATCTGCGCTTTCTCGAAGAAGCGCATCGCGACTGGAAAACGATGCCGGACGACTGGGGCGACGAAGTGATGTCGAACATCTACGTGCGCGATCCGAATCCGTTGCGAGGCGTGCTCGCGAAGGCGGCGCGCTATCTCGCCGACGGCAGTTGCCCTGTCGGCGCGAATACCTGGCGTGCCGCGTACTGGTCGGCGCAAAGCGCGCTGGCGGCGTCGTCGGCCGTCAACGAGGGCGCGCGCGAAACGTATGCGCTGTGCCGCCCGCCTGGCCATCACGCACGCGCCGATGCGGCGGGCGGCTTCTGCTATCTGAACAACGCGGCGATTGCGGCGCAGTCGTTGCGAAGCCGCTTCAAGCGCGTCGCGATTCTTGACACCGACATGCATCACGGCCAGGGCGTGCAGGAGATTTTCTACGGACGCGATGACGTGCTGTACATCTCCATTCACGGCGATCCGACCAACTTTTATCCCGTGGTCGCGGGTTATGAGGAAGAGCGCGGCGCGGGTGCGGGCGACGGCTTCAACGTCAATCTGCCGATGCCGCACGGTTCGTCGGAAGCGGTGTTCTTCGACAAGCTCGACGATGCGCTGCGCGTGTTGAAGCGCTTCGAACCGGATGCGCTGGTGCTTGCACTGGGCTTCGATATTTACAAGGATGATCCGCAGTCGCAGGTGGCCGTGACGACGGAAGGCTTCGGGCGGCTCGGCGAAGCGATCGGCTCGCTGAAGTTGCCTTCCGTGATCGTTCAGGAAGGCGGCTATCACCTGGAAAGCCTCGAAGCGAATGCGCGCGCGTTCTTCGGCGGCTTCATGGAGAAGCGCGGCGGGTAA
- a CDS encoding complex I subunit 4 family protein gives MHLPSVLDLLIWVPIVAGIVVLLGGSDSAQSRTRWLALIGAAVSILPVIPLVAGFDSSLSTMQFEQQSAWLPEFGISYHLGVDGISLWFTVLTAVTTLIIVIASWESITTRVAQYYGAFLLLSGCMQGVFTSLDGMLFFVFFEASLIPLYLLIGTWGEKRRVYAAVRFFFFSLVGSLAMLAALIYLWAHSHTFDIATWRTLKLDFMPQIMVFIGFIAAFSVKVPMWPVHTWLPDVHSDGPTGAAVLLGMLKMGGYGLLRFALPIVPDACHFFAPAMIALSLVAVIYGSLLALAQTDMRKLLAYSAVAHMGLVTLGLFTFDRMGTEGAVVQMLSYGIVSGAMLLCTGMLFDRTKNGSIDAYGGVANSMPKLATFAMLFSMANVGLPGTSGFVGEFLVLMGAIRFNFWVGATAALTLILSAAYTLWMYKRVMFGAIKNTRVSSLRDLGRREFVLLGAMAVLVLAIGVRPKTFTDAIGPATENLVAQAQGSALPTDTGVASNNRPAAVSSRLPG, from the coding sequence ATGCACCTCCCATCAGTCCTCGACCTCCTGATCTGGGTCCCCATCGTCGCCGGTATCGTCGTGCTGCTCGGCGGCTCTGACAGCGCGCAGAGCCGCACGCGCTGGCTTGCGCTGATCGGCGCAGCCGTCAGCATCCTGCCCGTCATTCCGCTGGTAGCGGGTTTCGATTCGTCGCTGTCGACGATGCAGTTCGAGCAGCAGTCCGCGTGGCTGCCCGAGTTCGGCATCTCGTATCACCTCGGGGTCGACGGCATTTCGCTGTGGTTCACCGTGCTGACTGCCGTGACGACGCTGATCATCGTGATCGCGTCGTGGGAATCGATCACCACGCGCGTCGCGCAGTACTACGGCGCGTTCCTGCTGCTGTCCGGCTGCATGCAGGGCGTGTTCACGTCGCTCGACGGCATGCTGTTCTTCGTGTTCTTCGAAGCGTCGCTGATTCCGCTGTATCTGCTGATCGGCACGTGGGGCGAAAAGCGCCGCGTCTATGCGGCGGTGCGTTTCTTCTTCTTTTCGCTGGTCGGCTCGCTGGCGATGCTCGCCGCGCTGATCTACCTCTGGGCGCACTCGCACACGTTCGACATCGCCACGTGGCGCACGCTGAAGCTCGACTTCATGCCGCAGATCATGGTGTTCATCGGCTTCATCGCGGCCTTCTCGGTGAAGGTGCCGATGTGGCCCGTGCACACGTGGCTGCCCGACGTCCACTCGGACGGCCCGACGGGCGCAGCCGTGCTGCTCGGCATGCTGAAGATGGGCGGCTACGGCCTGCTGCGCTTCGCGCTGCCCATCGTGCCGGACGCCTGCCACTTCTTCGCGCCGGCGATGATCGCGCTGTCGCTGGTCGCGGTGATCTACGGCAGCCTGCTCGCGCTCGCGCAGACCGACATGCGCAAGTTGCTCGCCTATTCCGCTGTCGCGCACATGGGCCTCGTCACGCTCGGCCTGTTCACGTTCGACCGCATGGGCACGGAAGGCGCCGTCGTGCAGATGCTGTCGTACGGCATCGTGTCGGGCGCGATGCTGCTGTGCACGGGAATGCTGTTCGACCGCACGAAGAACGGCTCGATCGACGCCTACGGCGGCGTCGCCAACTCGATGCCCAAGCTCGCTACGTTCGCGATGCTGTTCTCGATGGCAAACGTCGGCCTGCCGGGCACGTCGGGTTTCGTCGGCGAGTTTCTGGTGCTGATGGGCGCGATCCGCTTCAACTTCTGGGTTGGCGCGACGGCTGCGCTGACGCTGATCCTGAGCGCCGCGTACACGCTGTGGATGTACAAGCGCGTGATGTTCGGCGCGATCAAGAATACGCGCGTGTCGAGCCTGCGCGATCTGGGCCGCCGCGAGTTCGTGCTGCTCGGTGCGATGGCCGTACTGGTGCTGGCTATCGGCGTGCGTCCGAAGACGTTCACCGACGCGATCGGTCCGGCCACGGAGAACCTCGTTGCGCAAGCACAAGGCTCCGCGCTGCCGACGGACACGGGCGTCGCGTCGAACAACCGGCCGGCGGCTGTTTCGTCGCGTCTGCCGGGCTGA
- the cyoD gene encoding cytochrome o ubiquinol oxidase subunit IV has protein sequence MSSHSHSSHSAHGDESHGSFGSYMIGFVLSVILTAAAFGVVLAGWATGTQALYAIAGLGLVQIVVHLVYFLHMNTSSGQRWNVTAFAFTVLTAIIVIGGTLWVMHNVSMNMMSR, from the coding sequence ATGAGCAGCCATTCTCACTCATCACATTCGGCGCACGGTGACGAAAGCCACGGCAGCTTCGGCAGCTACATGATCGGGTTCGTGCTGTCCGTCATCCTGACGGCAGCCGCATTCGGCGTGGTGCTGGCGGGCTGGGCAACGGGCACGCAGGCGCTCTACGCGATTGCCGGCCTCGGCCTCGTGCAGATCGTCGTGCACCTGGTGTACTTCCTGCACATGAACACGTCGTCGGGTCAGCGCTGGAACGTGACCGCGTTCGCGTTCACGGTACTGACGGCTATCATCGTGATCGGCGGTACGCTGTGGGTCATGCATAACGTCAGCATGAACATGATGTCGCGCTAA